A single region of the Drosophila miranda strain MSH22 chromosome 2, D.miranda_PacBio2.1, whole genome shotgun sequence genome encodes:
- the LOC108157812 gene encoding synaptic vesicle glycoprotein 2B isoform X2 produces the protein MADSKKDFEHTAADFETAIAQCGFGLFNILMLFCALPCLMAMVFSASAMSYVMPTAECDLKLTPLDKGLLNAVTFAGMIISAIPWGFIADTMGRRVVLIWGGWIDGLFVLCAALCQNSTQLMVFKFLDGLIICGPFAVLVSYLAEFHGKKHRPYIMLFVGLCVSASATFVPILAYLLLPVHIFFSVGKMNFHTWQIFLMVTALPSLTSGLLHIFLPESPKFLMAQGNYNKALESLQRIYAMNKRQKRETYPVKHLTDATPDRSDVLDRPRQPTSRWERFSRAKLKFWEGVGQLKPMFSSPYLCISLQVYCLHFCQIMCVNSVRLWLPQIFATMHTFELQGINDTSMCNVLEHNSQVRSMDSASMQRECDLVAPEPGHLHGQHHCGCRRRRGFRDHLPPDAHTPGRQSHTEGIPLHMRLPCG, from the exons ATGGCCGATTCCAAAAAGGACTTTGAACATACTGCAGCAGACTTTGAGACGGCCATTGCGCAATGCGGTTTCGGACTCTTCAATATCCTCATGCTGTTCTGTGCTCTTCCCTGCCTCATGGCCATGGTCTTCTCCGCCTCGGCGATGTCCTATGTGATGCCCACCGCTGAATGCGACCTGAAGCTGACGCCACTGGACAAGGGTCTCCTCAATGCTGTCACCTTTGCGGGGATGATCATTTCGGCCATACCCTGGGGCTTCATAGCCGACACCATGGGTCGCCGCGTGGTCCTCATTTGGGGCGGCTGGATCGATGGCCTGTTCGTGCTGTGCGCCGCCCTCTGCCAAAACTCCACGCAGCTGATGGTCTTCAAGTTCTTGGATGGCTTAAT CATTTGCGGCCCATTTGCGGTGCTGGTCAGCTATCTGGCAGAGTTCCATGGCAAAAAGCATCGGCCCTATATCATGCTCTTTGTCGGTCTCTGCGTTTCCGCTTCGGCCACCTTTGTCCCGATACTCGCCTACCTCCTCCTGCCAGTGCACATCTTTTTCTCAGTGGGAAAAATGAACT TCCACACCTGGCAGATCTTCTTGATGGTCACTGCGTTGCCCAGCTTAACCAGCGGCTTGCTGCACATCTTCCTGCCCGAAAGTCCCAAGTTTCTGATGGCCCAAGGGAACTACAACAAAGCCCTGGAGTCCCTGCAGCGGATATACGCGATGAACAAGCGCCAGAAGCGCGAAACGTATCCT GTGAAACATCTGACCGATGCCACGCCCGATCGCTCTGATGTCCTGGATCGGCCGCGACAGCCCACCTCGCGATGGGAGCGCTTCAGCAGAGCAAAACTCAAGTTCTGGGAGGGCGTGGGGCAGCTGAAGCCCATGTTTTCCAGTCCCTATCTGTGCATTTCCCTGCAAGTCTACTGCCTGCACTTTTGCCAAATAATGTGCGTGAACTCTGTGCGCCTGTGGCTGCCACAGATCTTTGCCACCATGCACACGTTCGAGCTGCAGGGCATCAACGACACCAGCATGTGCAACGTGCTGGAGCACAACTCCCAggtgcggagcatggactcgGCGTCGATGCAGCGGGAATGCGACCTAGTAG CACCAGAACCCGGGCATCTACACGGACAACATCATTGTGGCTGCCGTCGGCGTCGTGGGTTTCGTGATCATCTTCCCCCTGATGCGCATACCCCTGGTCGCCAATCACATACTGA AGGTATTCCTCTTCATATGCGTCTTCCTTGCGGGTAG
- the LOC108157812 gene encoding synaptic vesicle glycoprotein 2B isoform X1: MADSKKDFEHTAADFETAIAQCGFGLFNILMLFCALPCLMAMVFSASAMSYVMPTAECDLKLTPLDKGLLNAVTFAGMIISAIPWGFIADTMGRRVVLIWGGWIDGLFVLCAALCQNSTQLMVFKFLDGLIICGPFAVLVSYLAEFHGKKHRPYIMLFVGLCVSASATFVPILAYLLLPVHIFFSVGKMNFHTWQIFLMVTALPSLTSGLLHIFLPESPKFLMAQGNYNKALESLQRIYAMNKRQKRETYPVKHLTDATPDRSDVLDRPRQPTSRWERFSRAKLKFWEGVGQLKPMFSSPYLCISLQVYCLHFCQIMCVNSVRLWLPQIFATMHTFELQGINDTSMCNVLEHNSQVRSMDSASMQRECDLHQNPGIYTDNIIVAAVGVVGFVIIFPLMRIPLVANHILKVFLFICVFLAGSLYFAKTSLVTMIVAAVYLTMMGVCATTIIGISVIMFPTLMRTMVILLIMTFGRLGSVAGNILLPVFMQINCPAPFLWLVALMSIAFIFSVFLKVDIEQSLA; this comes from the exons ATGGCCGATTCCAAAAAGGACTTTGAACATACTGCAGCAGACTTTGAGACGGCCATTGCGCAATGCGGTTTCGGACTCTTCAATATCCTCATGCTGTTCTGTGCTCTTCCCTGCCTCATGGCCATGGTCTTCTCCGCCTCGGCGATGTCCTATGTGATGCCCACCGCTGAATGCGACCTGAAGCTGACGCCACTGGACAAGGGTCTCCTCAATGCTGTCACCTTTGCGGGGATGATCATTTCGGCCATACCCTGGGGCTTCATAGCCGACACCATGGGTCGCCGCGTGGTCCTCATTTGGGGCGGCTGGATCGATGGCCTGTTCGTGCTGTGCGCCGCCCTCTGCCAAAACTCCACGCAGCTGATGGTCTTCAAGTTCTTGGATGGCTTAAT CATTTGCGGCCCATTTGCGGTGCTGGTCAGCTATCTGGCAGAGTTCCATGGCAAAAAGCATCGGCCCTATATCATGCTCTTTGTCGGTCTCTGCGTTTCCGCTTCGGCCACCTTTGTCCCGATACTCGCCTACCTCCTCCTGCCAGTGCACATCTTTTTCTCAGTGGGAAAAATGAACT TCCACACCTGGCAGATCTTCTTGATGGTCACTGCGTTGCCCAGCTTAACCAGCGGCTTGCTGCACATCTTCCTGCCCGAAAGTCCCAAGTTTCTGATGGCCCAAGGGAACTACAACAAAGCCCTGGAGTCCCTGCAGCGGATATACGCGATGAACAAGCGCCAGAAGCGCGAAACGTATCCT GTGAAACATCTGACCGATGCCACGCCCGATCGCTCTGATGTCCTGGATCGGCCGCGACAGCCCACCTCGCGATGGGAGCGCTTCAGCAGAGCAAAACTCAAGTTCTGGGAGGGCGTGGGGCAGCTGAAGCCCATGTTTTCCAGTCCCTATCTGTGCATTTCCCTGCAAGTCTACTGCCTGCACTTTTGCCAAATAATGTGCGTGAACTCTGTGCGCCTGTGGCTGCCACAGATCTTTGCCACCATGCACACGTTCGAGCTGCAGGGCATCAACGACACCAGCATGTGCAACGTGCTGGAGCACAACTCCCAggtgcggagcatggactcgGCGTCGATGCAGCGGGAATGCGACCTA CACCAGAACCCGGGCATCTACACGGACAACATCATTGTGGCTGCCGTCGGCGTCGTGGGTTTCGTGATCATCTTCCCCCTGATGCGCATACCCCTGGTCGCCAATCACATACTGA AGGTATTCCTCTTCATATGCGTCTTCCTTGCGGGTAGTCTGTATTTCGCCAAAACCTCGCTGGTCACCATGATCGTTGCCGCTGTTTATCTGACAATGATGGGTGTCTGTGCCACAACGATTATTGGCATATCTGTGATAATGTTTCCCACGCTAATGAG AACAATGGTTATATTGCTGATTATGACCTTTGGGCGACTGGGTTCGGTGGCTGGCAACATATTATTGCCGGTTTTCATGCAAATCAACTGCCCTGCCCCTTTCCTGTGGCTGGTGGCACTGATGAGCA TTGCGTTTATATTTTCGGTATTCCTGAAGGTCGATATAGAGCAATCATTGGCCTAA